AGCGACGTCATCTTCATGGGCGACGTCATCAACTACAAAGCGGAGATAGACAGCCTCGGCGTCGAGGTCAACATCAGTGAGCTCAACTCCAAAGACGTCGATGTCTTCGAGCGGGGAGACGCCGTACAGGTCGGCTGGGAAGACGACGATACGCTCGTCTACTCCTCCTGAGATCGTCCACAAATCGTCTCGTCGAACGCCCTCGAGGTATCCTGATTCGATAACGGTCTGCAGACCGAGGACGGTATCCGTGGAAGGTACAGTCCCCGAGTGTGGGTTCGAATCGTTCTCAGTATCGATAGTAATCGAACGTTGGATACACGTGATAACGATGACTCCAGGTCGAACTCCCCGACGTTCGCGACAACCAGACAAGACGAATCAGTTTCGACCGCTCTACTCGGCTTCGGTTTCCTCAGCCGCCTTCTTCACCGCATCGATAATGTTGTTGTAGCCGGTACAGCGACAGATGTTGCCTTTGAGGTGATCCCTGATCTCTTCTTCCGTCGGACTCGGATTGTCCTCGAGAAGCTTCTTCGTCATGACGACGAAGCCGGGAGTACAGTAGCCACACTGGCTCGCACCGGTATCGAGGAACGACTGCTGAATTTCGTGGAGTGTGCGTCCGTCCGAAATCCCCTCGACCGTGGTGATCTCCTTGCCCTCGGCAGTGATCGCGAGCTGAAGGCACGAAAGCGTGGGTTCTCCGTCGACCAGAACGCTGCACGCACGACATTCGCCGGTTCCGCAGGCGTACTTCGATCCCGTCAGGTGGAGTTTCTCTCGAAGCACGTTCAACAGGAGCTCGTTCGGTTTTACCCTGACCTGGTGGGTATCTCCATTGACGCTCAGTTCGATCGTTCGGTGCTCCGATTCGTCTACGACTTCAGTGTTTTCTATCGACATTGTTAGGCTCTATCCCAGGCTTCAGTGAGAAGATCTTCGATTTTCGTTTCCGTAATCAGTCGCCGGTACTCGCTGGTCGACCTCGAGTCGGAGATCGGACTGATTTCCTCGCGTGCTGTCGCACCAGCGCGCGCCAGAACGTCGTCGCTAAACGTCTCGCCGTTCAGCACCGCTTCGGCATTGGACGCTCGCATCGGAACCGGTGCGACACAGCCGAGGCCGATTCGACAGTCGGTGATGACGTCCCCGTCACGCTGGACGACGACCGAAACGATCGCTTTCGCCAGATCCTCTGTCACTCGCTTTACCTCTTCGTGGGCCCAGCCGTCGAAACGGGTTTTGGGTACGCGGACCTCGGTGAGGAGTTCGTCCGATTCCAGAAGCGTCTGCTTCGGGCCGGTGAAAAACTCATCGAGCGGGACGGTTCGTTCGCCGTCCTCGCTTTGGAGTGTCACGCGCGCATCGAGGTTCAAAAGCGGCGGCGCACTGCTCGCCGCTGGGGATGCATTACAGAGGTTTCCACCGACCGTCCCCATCTTTTCGACTTGCACGCCGCCTGCATCGCTGGCCGCTTCGGACAGGCTAGGGAACCAGTCGTTGACCAGTGGCGATTCGATCAGCTGATCGAACGTGACCGTCGCACCGATGACGAGGTCGTCGTCGGCGTCGGTGATGTGGTTCAGTTCGTCGACGCCGTCGAGGGACATCAGATGACCCTCTTCCCTGAGATCTGCTTTCAGCTCGATCAGGAGGTCCGTCCCGCCAGCGAGCGGCCGAACGTCCTCACCGTATTCGTTCCGGATCGAGAGCGCCTCGGCGAGCGACGCCGGCGCCGAATAATCGAAATCCTGTGCAATGACTCGAGTCGTCGTATTTGACGCAAGCTGGTTATCCATTCGTTATCACTTAGTCGTCTTCTGCGGGTTGTGGCGGGAGTTCAGCGTCATCGTCCGTCTCCGGCGGTTCATCCTCGAGCTGCTGGCGGAGTTCGCTAACAGCCTGCTCTGGCGTCACCGGTATTTCGGTAAATCGGACGCCGGTTGCGTTGTAAATCGCGTTCGTGATCGCTGCGGCGGTCGGATTGATACAGGCTTCACCGAGTCCTTTCGCGCCGAACGGGCCGGTTGGCTCCTCGGTTTCGACGAAGAACGACTCCGTGTCCTCGTTCGACGGGAGATCCATCGTCGTCAGCATGCGATAGTCGGTGAGGAATCCACGGCTGTCAAGTTGTCCGCTGTCGGACGTGTAGGTCGTGTCCTCGATCAGTGCGTATCCTGCTCCGCGGTAGAATCCGCCGTGTTGCTGGCCGGCCGCGAGCGTCGGGTTGACGATCGTCCCGGAGTCGTTTCCGAGAACGGCACCGACCGTTTCGATGTGACCCGTCTTCATATCGACCTCGACTTCGACGAACTGTGCGGCGTAGGCCGGCGGACAGGCGATCTGTCGGTTACTTTCGACGGCGGCCATCGTTCCCCAGTTTCGCTGTTCTGCAGTTCGGGCGACCTCTCCGATCGTCATCTCCTTTTCCGGAATTCCTTCGACGTACACGCGACCGGCGTCTCCGCCGGCATCCGGCTCCAGCAAGACGGCGTCGGGGTGGACATCGAGCAGGCGTGCAGCGTTCTCGACGAGCTGCTCGCGGACGTTCTCGGCGGCCTTTTTCATCGCAGCCCCGCCGGCATAGACGCCACGAGTGGCGTGGGTTGCGACGTCGTAGGCGGTGTTCATCGAGTCCGTCGGAGAAATGTTCACGTTCTCGAGTGGAACGCCCAGTTCCTCCGCGACGATCTTCGCTCCCGCACTCAGGGTCCCACCGCCGTGGTCCTGGAGCGCACTGACCACGTCGACGGTGCCGTCTTCGTTGATCTTGACCTGCGCACTCGAGTAATCGATCGCTTCGCCGGGAGTCGGTCCGCCCGTTCCGGAGGTGTGGAACCCACGGGCCATACCGATTCCGCGTCGGTAGCGTCCGTCTTTTTCTTCGGGCGGCGTTCGCTCGTCCCAGCCGATCAGTTCGGCACCCTCCTCGTGAAGCTCCTCGACGCCACAGCTCTTGACCACCGACTTGATCGTCGGACCCTGGCCCCAGAACGTGTCGCCTTCCCCGACGTAGTTTTTGTTGATCAACTCGAGTTGGTCGATGTCGAGTTCCTCGGCGATCATATCGATCATCGATTCGACGACGAACGTCGTCTGCGGATTTCCGAATCCCTGCATCGCACAGGCCGGAGCCTTGTTCGTGTAGACGCCCCGGCCGCTAAACTCGAGATGGTCGAACTTGTACAGCGATGCCATGAAGCCGGCCATCACGCCGAGGAACGGAAACGCCTGGATGTTGTGACAGCCTACGTCGGTAGTGACGTCCA
This genomic stretch from Natrarchaeobius halalkaliphilus harbors:
- a CDS encoding (2Fe-2S)-binding protein — encoded protein: MSIENTEVVDESEHRTIELSVNGDTHQVRVKPNELLLNVLREKLHLTGSKYACGTGECRACSVLVDGEPTLSCLQLAITAEGKEITTVEGISDGRTLHEIQQSFLDTGASQCGYCTPGFVVMTKKLLEDNPSPTEEEIRDHLKGNICRCTGYNNIIDAVKKAAEETEAE
- a CDS encoding FAD binding domain-containing protein — its product is MDNQLASNTTTRVIAQDFDYSAPASLAEALSIRNEYGEDVRPLAGGTDLLIELKADLREEGHLMSLDGVDELNHITDADDDLVIGATVTFDQLIESPLVNDWFPSLSEAASDAGGVQVEKMGTVGGNLCNASPAASSAPPLLNLDARVTLQSEDGERTVPLDEFFTGPKQTLLESDELLTEVRVPKTRFDGWAHEEVKRVTEDLAKAIVSVVVQRDGDVITDCRIGLGCVAPVPMRASNAEAVLNGETFSDDVLARAGATAREEISPISDSRSTSEYRRLITETKIEDLLTEAWDRA
- a CDS encoding xanthine dehydrogenase family protein molybdopterin-binding subunit; translation: MANSSKTFHSVGEDVPRQDGEAKVTGRATYAPDVTLPGMWHGKVLRSPYPHAEVVDIDTSAAEEMGAICITFEDVPSDRYNERTISVPDAIYRDNTVLTDRPRRVGEGIAAVAAETEQKAEKALQAIDVTYNELDPVLDPEFATSDDAPALHETIVRDGETESIEDNIAVERDISVGNVSQGFSEADHVFEESFETGRTYHAQLENKTTVCRPEANGGITVWPTTQTVHNVRNLLGEIFELPLSKVNVKRLTLGGAFGSSIQTNSVTPITVALALAADKPVKISCSREEDMYDHCRYPTTVDLKIGVSDDGDIIAGEMDVTTDVGCHNIQAFPFLGVMAGFMASLYKFDHLEFSGRGVYTNKAPACAMQGFGNPQTTFVVESMIDMIAEELDIDQLELINKNYVGEGDTFWGQGPTIKSVVKSCGVEELHEEGAELIGWDERTPPEEKDGRYRRGIGMARGFHTSGTGGPTPGEAIDYSSAQVKINEDGTVDVVSALQDHGGGTLSAGAKIVAEELGVPLENVNISPTDSMNTAYDVATHATRGVYAGGAAMKKAAENVREQLVENAARLLDVHPDAVLLEPDAGGDAGRVYVEGIPEKEMTIGEVARTAEQRNWGTMAAVESNRQIACPPAYAAQFVEVEVDMKTGHIETVGAVLGNDSGTIVNPTLAAGQQHGGFYRGAGYALIEDTTYTSDSGQLDSRGFLTDYRMLTTMDLPSNEDTESFFVETEEPTGPFGAKGLGEACINPTAAAITNAIYNATGVRFTEIPVTPEQAVSELRQQLEDEPPETDDDAELPPQPAEDD